From Stegostoma tigrinum isolate sSteTig4 chromosome 4, sSteTig4.hap1, whole genome shotgun sequence, a single genomic window includes:
- the pou3f2b gene encoding POU domain, class 3, transcription factor 2 translates to MATTASNHYITSSNILTSNSIVHAEPGSMQQGTAYRDAQKLVQNDYMQSNGHPLSHAHQWLTALSHAEGSPWSAGVPASPLGQQDIKPSVQSGRDELHSGGTLHHRPPHMVHQHGNHHGAWGNSTSAHLPSLASNGQSLIYSQPGFTVNGMINPASSQAMHHGLREAHEEHHREHVPHHQQHPPHHHHHQHQHQGHEHSDEDTPTSDDLEQFAKQFKQRRIKLGFTQADVGLALGTLYGNVFSQTTICRFEALQLSFKNMCKLKPLLNKWLEEADSSSGSPTSIDKIAAQGRKRKKRTSIEVSVKGALESHFLKCPKPSAQEINSLADSLQLEKEVVRVWFCNRRQKEKRMTPPGGAHPGAEDVYGARDTPPSHHGVQTSVQ, encoded by the coding sequence ATGGCGACCACAGCATCTAATCACTACATTACGAGCAGCAACATCCTCACCTCCAACTCCATCGTGCACGCAGAGCCAGGGAGCATGCAACAAGGGACAGCCTACAGGGATGCACAGAAACTGGTCCAGAATGATTACATGCAAAGCAATGGACACCCTCTCAGCCACGCTCACCAATGGTTAACGGCTCTCTCCCACGCCGAGGGCTCCCCCTGGTCGGCCGGCGTTCCGGCCAGCCCCCTCGGTCAGCAGGACATCAAGCCCTCGGTGCAATCCGGGAGGGACGAGCTGCATAGCGGGGGCACCCTGCATCACCGGCCCCCTCACATGGTCCACCAGCACGGCAATCACCACGGGGCGTGGGGCAACAGCACCTCCGCCCACCTGCCTAGCCTGGCTTCCAACGGCCAGAGCCTCATCTACTCGCAGCCTGGCTTCACCGTCAACGGCATGATCAACCCTGCCAGCAGCCAGGCCATGCACCACGGGCTGCGGGAGGCTCATGAGGAGCACCACCGGGAGCACGTCCCGCACCACCAGCAGCACCCACcgcaccatcaccaccaccagcaccagcaccaaggCCACGAGCACTCGGACGAGGACACCCCCACCTCGGACGACTTGGAGCAGTTCGCCAAGCAGTTCAAGCAAAGGAGGATCAAGCTCGGATTTACCCAGGCCGATGTGGGACTCGCTCTCGGGACGCTGTACGGCAATGTCTTCTCGCAGACCACCATCTGCAGGTTCGAGGCGCTGCAGCTCAGCTTCAAGAACATGTGCAAACTCAAGCCCTTGTTGAACAAGTGGCTGGAGGAGGCTGACTCCTCGTCCGGAAGCCCCACCAGTATAGACAAAATCGCTGCCCAGGGCAGGAAGAGGAAAAAGCGGACCTCTATCGAGGTGAGCGTCAAAGGGGCTTTGGAGAGCCATTTTTTGAAGTGCCCCAAGCCCTCGGCCCAGGAGATCAACTCTCTGGCGGACAGCCTGCAGCTGGAAAAGGAGGTGGTCAGGGTTTGGTTTTGTAACagaagacagaaagagaaacGAATGACTCCTCCCGGAGGAGCTCACCCCGGAGCCGAGGATGTATATGGGGCCAGAGACACTCCGCCGTCACATCATGGGGTTCAGACTTCTGTACAGTGA